One genomic region from Bacilli bacterium encodes:
- a CDS encoding TetR-like C-terminal domain-containing protein: MKTELKLGEALKHMMTVTPLDEITVKRLTDYCHVYRQTFYYHFRNIYDLLTWIYLNESVENLDQVTNWDDALKFIFQYVKENSAFVQNTLSSAGRELFIEFLYSTTFSTQLEVINKLPGNELLSEDQKRFISNFYAPSFVYMVVRWIDGGMKDDPETLVRECSVIADNYLEDAINKFTSKRKDEDAGI, from the coding sequence ATGAAGACGGAATTGAAATTAGGCGAAGCGCTAAAACACATGATGACGGTCACGCCGCTGGATGAGATTACCGTTAAACGTTTGACTGACTACTGTCATGTATACCGGCAAACATTCTATTATCACTTTCGGAATATATATGATTTGCTGACGTGGATTTATCTCAATGAATCGGTTGAAAATCTCGATCAGGTCACCAACTGGGATGATGCTTTAAAATTCATATTCCAATATGTCAAAGAAAATTCGGCTTTTGTGCAAAACACACTCAGTAGTGCCGGCCGCGAGTTATTTATCGAATTTCTTTATTCAACCACTTTTTCCACCCAATTAGAGGTTATCAATAAATTGCCTGGAAACGAATTACTCAGTGAAGATCAAAAACGTTTTATTTCCAATTTCTATGCCCCAAGCTTCGTTTATATGGTAGTTAGATGGATTGATGGAGGAATGAAAGACGACCCCGAGACGTTGGTCCGGGAATGCTCTGTCATTGCCGATAACTACTTAGAGGATGCGATCAACAAATTTACCTCTAAAAGGAAGGATGAAGATGCGGGAATTTGA
- a CDS encoding sigma-70 family RNA polymerase sigma factor, whose product MKYTNARLVNDIKKGDESAFDYIYLEYGRLVFHVVLPIVGNYELTKDLVQETFTRFYASRELLNPKKNVKYYLLAIAKNLALEIVKSRREQEELNEEEIEDGESGIQRYESFDEMMDKFRKVLTDDEIDIVVLHLSDDMKFKDIAMVKNATLSSVTSKYDRAIKKIKKCNEREKIYE is encoded by the coding sequence ATGAAATATACGAACGCGCGGTTGGTGAACGATATAAAAAAGGGAGACGAAAGTGCCTTTGATTATATTTACCTTGAATATGGCCGTTTGGTTTTCCATGTTGTTCTTCCTATCGTGGGCAATTATGAGTTAACGAAAGACTTGGTTCAGGAAACCTTCACTAGGTTTTATGCCTCGCGCGAGTTGTTGAATCCGAAGAAGAATGTTAAGTATTACTTATTGGCGATTGCTAAAAATTTGGCCTTAGAAATAGTAAAAAGCAGACGCGAACAGGAAGAACTCAATGAGGAAGAGATTGAGGATGGGGAAAGCGGCATTCAACGTTACGAATCCTTCGATGAAATGATGGATAAGTTTCGGAAAGTGCTGACGGATGATGAGATTGACATCGTGGTTTTGCATTTAAGCGATGACATGAAGTTTAAGGATATCGCCATGGTAAAAAATGCGACGCTTAGTTCAGTTACAAGCAAGTATGATCGGGCGATTAAGAAGATAAAAAAATGCAATGAAAGGGAAAAAATCTATGAATAA
- a CDS encoding ATP-binding cassette domain-containing protein: MKIKLNDISKMFGDGEGIVKAIDHVSYLFDDTGLYFITGKSGSGKSTLLNIIGGEEEPTNGTVVFDRSDFDPTKEIAYVFQDENLIFSLSLIDNLRIVSGSDAEIKKVLKEVRLNKPFGTHVNLLSKGERARLSIARAVLQKTPIILLDEPTGNLDAENSRQVYEILRGLAKEKIIIVVSHDEATAMKFGDRVIILQDGHLVEEKVLHQKGGRDVGISPWGEKTDGQLSKRIMFKYIFSRFGQKKYKLVFSFLSLFISSILLFVSFNVVFYDQEGLLKRAIDASDVNLYQVFQYNQDDNSIPLGNGREFFIRLTSQIDEEPLKSSLIEADGNNLQLFFGSEINIFDQSIVLSDGEIGISDYVADTSNYALNQNVTILGKSFVISHIVQTDYKVNEAKYSHSEFIDLAATDYSFACINDSQYVELTKLTGITALDYVSSINSSHIVNYSLSGMEDYVDGRAPLESSEITVSQRYVDNYFSGNNAAVLNQDFTLSSSRTMNYDLSAYFAKFKIVGVYDDDQQDSTIFVSNSFYNRIEIPILYDGATQFYIRNQDLPSVVSEIASGAYILSAPSIDPIQNGMYVLGVLHNISDIFISIGFALLTLSFAIILNYSYGNIKTSEKDICLLKTLGVKKWVIRGIFVTMNLLISLVVFVLATLLGSFVTVHLANYFARTYFLTFSVLTNSLYSFLLTFILLLVIPFLISILSVRKIDKCTIANVFKRNLA, translated from the coding sequence ATGAAAATAAAACTTAATGATATCTCAAAAATGTTCGGTGATGGAGAAGGTATTGTTAAAGCAATTGACCATGTAAGTTATTTGTTCGATGATACTGGACTATATTTCATCACTGGCAAGTCGGGTTCTGGTAAGTCGACTCTCCTTAATATCATTGGTGGCGAAGAGGAGCCGACGAACGGAACAGTCGTGTTTGATAGATCTGATTTCGATCCTACCAAGGAAATTGCTTATGTCTTTCAAGATGAGAATTTAATCTTCTCCTTGTCCTTGATTGACAATCTACGCATTGTTTCTGGTTCGGATGCTGAAATAAAAAAAGTTCTTAAAGAAGTTCGACTTAACAAACCATTTGGTACCCATGTTAACCTCCTTTCAAAAGGTGAACGTGCCCGATTATCAATCGCAAGAGCCGTTCTTCAAAAGACACCGATTATTCTTCTTGATGAGCCAACAGGAAATCTTGATGCGGAAAATTCGCGGCAAGTATATGAAATTCTTCGTGGTTTAGCCAAAGAGAAAATAATCATCGTTGTTTCTCATGATGAAGCGACGGCAATGAAGTTCGGTGATCGAGTTATCATCCTGCAGGATGGTCATTTGGTGGAAGAGAAGGTCTTGCACCAAAAGGGAGGCCGTGATGTCGGAATAAGTCCATGGGGGGAAAAAACCGACGGACAGCTCTCAAAGCGAATAATGTTCAAATATATCTTTAGTAGATTTGGACAAAAAAAATATAAATTAGTTTTCTCTTTTCTTAGTTTATTTATTTCTTCTATCCTCTTGTTTGTTAGTTTTAACGTTGTTTTTTATGATCAAGAGGGTCTTTTGAAACGGGCAATTGATGCGTCCGATGTTAATCTATATCAAGTGTTTCAATACAATCAGGATGATAATAGTATTCCTTTAGGCAATGGTCGGGAATTCTTTATTAGGCTTACCTCTCAAATTGACGAAGAGCCATTAAAGTCATCTCTTATTGAGGCAGATGGCAACAACCTGCAGTTATTTTTCGGGTCAGAAATTAATATATTTGATCAAAGCATCGTCCTTTCAGATGGTGAAATTGGCATATCCGATTATGTGGCGGATACAAGCAACTATGCTTTAAATCAAAATGTAACCATTCTTGGAAAAAGTTTTGTAATATCACATATAGTGCAGACGGATTACAAAGTAAATGAAGCAAAGTATTCACATTCTGAATTTATCGATTTAGCGGCAACTGATTATAGTTTCGCCTGCATTAATGATTCTCAATATGTTGAATTAACAAAGCTAACCGGAATCACTGCTCTCGACTATGTATCATCAATAAATAGCAGTCATATCGTTAATTATTCTTTATCAGGAATGGAAGATTATGTTGATGGTAGAGCACCGCTTGAATCCTCTGAAATAACTGTTTCGCAGAGATATGTCGATAATTATTTTTCTGGTAATAATGCTGCTGTTCTCAACCAAGATTTTACCTTATCATCTTCTCGAACGATGAACTATGATTTGAGTGCTTATTTTGCCAAATTTAAAATAGTAGGAGTTTATGATGATGATCAGCAGGATAGCACAATATTTGTTAGCAACTCATTTTATAACCGAATTGAAATTCCAATTTTATATGATGGAGCGACTCAATTTTATATCCGTAACCAGGATTTGCCGTCGGTTGTAAGCGAAATAGCGAGCGGAGCCTATATTTTAAGCGCTCCTTCAATTGATCCAATTCAAAATGGAATGTATGTCCTAGGCGTACTTCATAACATATCAGATATTTTTATTTCCATAGGCTTTGCCTTATTAACTTTATCGTTTGCCATTATCTTAAATTACTCGTATGGAAACATTAAAACGAGTGAAAAAGATATATGCTTACTAAAGACTTTGGGTGTGAAGAAGTGGGTTATCCGCGGAATATTTGTTACGATGAACCTTTTAATCTCCTTGGTGGTGTTTGTTCTTGCCACTTTACTTGGTTCATTCGTTACCGTCCACTTAGCAAATTATTTTGCCCGAACCTACTTCCTCACATTCTCGGTACTTACAAACAGCCTATATTCGTTTCTTTTAACTTTCATTTTGCTGCTAGTCATTCCCTTTTTAATATCGATTTTATCGGTTAGAAAGATAGATAAATGCACAATTGCTAATGTTTTTAAACGAAATTTAGCATAA
- a CDS encoding HAD-IC family P-type ATPase, which produces MNLKRLSNRRKYKKNVDIVRYTVDFSYGLNQEQLQERKTNGLVNASQTRVGKSYWNIIYANVFSFFNVLLYIIAAAMIIVGYFGGLFFLVILFSNMFIGLYQDIRAKRMVEKLQLVTSPKAKVIREGKQTTISVSEIVLDDIILLQNGDQVSADGIVVNGELSVNESLLTGESYTVKKSVGLQVLGGSYVTAGKAYVQVNRIGRDTFINQLQEKAKAFKRPKSKLLGAINGLFKTIGAFVFLTGALMILSNIYQGIDVVTSVKAVSGSLVSMIPSGMYLLTSMTLAVAVFNLGKKRTLVQEMYAIEMLARTDVICIDKTGTITDGTMALNEIKIIDDSFDKKKIEVLLGSFFFATKDESSTVQAIIDTCPLNDTYKSTGVIPFNSADKLSAVTFEGAGSFVVGAANFVLDKKEYAKISDLEREYMSRGLRVLLLAHSEDTIKGSRLPKKILPVALLIIKDRIREDVSTTLEWFKNNGVQIKVISGDHPTTVGEICQSVGVLGAEDPVSLAGLSDEDVGMIAMTKTVFGRVTPEQKEVIINKLKSDNKTVAMIGDGVNDILALKHADCSVAMASGSEATRHVAHMVLLDSNFNALPSVVQEGRRVINNLQRTWSLFLVKTIFTITLTLTFLIAAVVTPRTTQVSYPFSTQNMYVWEIATIGVAAFFLAMQPNYAKVKGTFMSNVILRAFPAAIVMILQVLTFFAMYAFEGIYHGTTDVVYKETAVVMSFLTMDFFSFVILFRVCFPFNRYRVILFSTLFTLAGGVVALSAYMRWNLFDVDFRYLEAINIRQLLFINIGAIPVYLLLDWVFGRLARSRKYY; this is translated from the coding sequence ATGAATTTGAAGCGACTTTCCAATCGACGTAAATATAAAAAAAATGTCGATATTGTCCGTTACACGGTCGATTTTTCCTATGGCCTCAATCAGGAACAACTGCAAGAAAGAAAAACTAACGGTCTCGTCAATGCTTCGCAAACACGGGTTGGCAAGTCCTATTGGAATATAATTTATGCCAATGTGTTTTCCTTTTTTAACGTTCTTCTCTATATCATCGCGGCCGCGATGATTATCGTCGGTTACTTCGGAGGTCTTTTTTTCCTCGTTATATTATTTTCTAATATGTTTATTGGCCTTTATCAAGATATACGCGCTAAGCGAATGGTGGAGAAGCTTCAGTTGGTGACTTCCCCGAAGGCAAAAGTAATACGCGAAGGGAAACAAACTACCATTTCCGTCAGTGAAATTGTTCTGGACGATATTATTCTTCTGCAAAACGGCGACCAAGTATCCGCCGACGGAATTGTGGTAAATGGGGAGCTAAGCGTTAATGAATCACTGCTTACCGGTGAGTCCTATACGGTTAAAAAAAGTGTTGGTCTTCAAGTTCTTGGCGGCTCATATGTGACGGCGGGCAAAGCCTATGTGCAAGTTAATCGCATTGGTCGCGATACCTTTATTAACCAGTTACAAGAAAAAGCGAAAGCCTTTAAACGCCCTAAGTCAAAATTACTGGGAGCGATCAACGGACTTTTTAAAACCATCGGTGCCTTTGTCTTTTTGACGGGGGCTTTAATGATATTGAGTAATATTTATCAGGGGATTGATGTAGTTACGAGCGTAAAGGCCGTGTCAGGTTCGTTAGTTTCGATGATTCCGTCGGGAATGTACTTATTGACTTCAATGACTTTGGCCGTCGCGGTTTTTAATCTTGGCAAGAAGCGCACTTTAGTGCAGGAGATGTATGCGATAGAAATGCTGGCCAGAACGGATGTTATCTGTATTGATAAGACGGGAACGATAACGGATGGAACGATGGCATTAAATGAAATAAAAATAATCGATGACAGTTTTGATAAGAAAAAAATTGAAGTATTGTTGGGCAGCTTTTTCTTTGCGACCAAAGATGAGTCGAGTACGGTCCAGGCAATCATTGATACTTGCCCGTTAAATGACACTTATAAATCGACCGGAGTTATTCCTTTCAATAGTGCGGACAAACTCTCGGCTGTTACCTTTGAAGGGGCTGGCAGTTTTGTTGTGGGAGCGGCAAACTTCGTTCTCGATAAGAAAGAGTATGCCAAAATCAGCGACTTGGAGCGCGAGTATATGAGCCGCGGACTTAGAGTTTTACTTCTCGCTCATAGCGAAGATACCATCAAGGGAAGTCGCCTTCCTAAAAAAATTCTCCCCGTCGCCTTGCTTATTATTAAAGACCGAATAAGAGAAGACGTTTCAACAACCTTGGAATGGTTTAAAAACAACGGGGTACAAATAAAGGTTATCTCGGGTGATCATCCTACGACAGTTGGTGAGATTTGTCAGAGCGTGGGAGTGCTGGGAGCGGAAGATCCGGTTTCTTTAGCCGGACTCAGCGATGAAGACGTCGGCATGATTGCAATGACAAAAACTGTCTTTGGACGTGTAACTCCGGAACAAAAAGAAGTTATCATCAATAAACTTAAAAGCGACAATAAAACAGTGGCGATGATTGGCGATGGAGTGAATGATATTTTAGCTTTAAAACACGCCGATTGTTCAGTGGCGATGGCCAGTGGGTCGGAAGCTACGCGCCATGTTGCTCATATGGTATTGCTTGATTCTAATTTCAACGCGCTCCCTTCGGTTGTTCAAGAGGGCAGAAGAGTTATAAACAATCTGCAGCGAACATGGTCTTTATTCTTAGTAAAAACCATCTTCACCATCACTTTAACTTTAACTTTTCTTATCGCGGCGGTGGTTACTCCTCGGACGACGCAAGTATCATATCCGTTTTCAACCCAAAACATGTATGTCTGGGAAATAGCGACGATTGGTGTGGCGGCATTCTTTTTGGCCATGCAACCGAATTACGCAAAGGTTAAGGGAACTTTTATGAGCAATGTCATATTGCGTGCCTTTCCGGCGGCGATTGTGATGATTCTCCAAGTTTTAACTTTTTTTGCGATGTATGCTTTTGAAGGTATATATCATGGTACGACCGATGTTGTATACAAAGAAACTGCGGTGGTAATGTCATTTTTGACAATGGACTTCTTTAGTTTTGTTATTCTTTTCCGCGTGTGTTTCCCTTTCAACCGCTACCGAGTGATTCTCTTTTCAACCTTATTCACTCTTGCCGGCGGAGTGGTGGCGCTTAGTGCCTATATGCGCTGGAATCTATTTGATGTCGACTTCCGTTATTTAGAAGCGATAAACATTCGACAATTATTGTTTATAAATATTGGAGCAATACCAGTATACTTATTGTTGGATTGGGTCTTTGGTCGTCTGGCCCGAAGTCGAAAATACTATTAG
- a CDS encoding iron-containing alcohol dehydrogenase: MREFEISTPTRVIFGRGKENEVGRIIKDYRPHKVLIHYGQGSVIRSGLLASVEHSLQEAKVDYIKLGGVEPNPDVSLVREAIQLVRKEQVDFILAVGGGSVIDSAKLIAVGVDYDGDPFDISLHKAEPQKRLPLGVILTIAAAGSEMSTSCVISSRELGIKMGFNSQLNRPLFVIENPELTYKVPSYQLAAGITDIMMHTLERYFNQSDEIEFSDFIAEGLLRSVIVAGRKAMQDPFDYNARGTLMLASSYSHNGITSMGKLPLMPVHQMEHILSAYDPNITHGAGLAVLFPAWAKYYQKIDGKKFAQFAHNVLNVNTNDMERDGIAAVDFFANFFHELGMPTGLKDFKITEKEINVLVEHLFKGRTTPIFHFLKPMDEEVAKEIYTLAL; this comes from the coding sequence ATGCGGGAATTTGAAATTTCAACTCCGACGCGTGTCATATTTGGTCGGGGAAAAGAAAATGAGGTCGGACGGATTATTAAAGACTATCGTCCCCATAAGGTTCTAATTCATTATGGTCAAGGGTCGGTAATTCGTTCGGGATTGTTAGCTTCGGTTGAGCATTCGCTTCAAGAAGCAAAAGTGGACTATATTAAACTGGGCGGAGTTGAACCCAACCCCGATGTTTCTTTGGTGCGCGAAGCCATTCAATTAGTAAGAAAAGAACAAGTTGATTTTATTTTGGCTGTCGGTGGAGGTTCGGTTATCGATTCGGCTAAACTTATTGCCGTTGGTGTCGACTATGACGGCGATCCTTTTGACATCAGTCTTCATAAAGCTGAACCCCAGAAGAGACTACCTTTAGGAGTCATTCTTACCATCGCTGCCGCCGGGAGCGAAATGAGCACATCGTGCGTCATCTCCAGCCGGGAATTAGGAATTAAAATGGGCTTTAATTCGCAACTCAATCGCCCATTGTTTGTTATTGAAAACCCGGAATTGACTTACAAAGTGCCAAGCTATCAATTGGCTGCCGGTATCACCGATATTATGATGCATACGCTAGAACGGTATTTTAATCAATCGGATGAAATTGAGTTTTCCGATTTTATAGCGGAAGGGTTGTTAAGGTCGGTGATTGTTGCCGGCCGAAAAGCCATGCAAGATCCCTTTGACTACAACGCGCGCGGAACATTGATGTTGGCGAGTTCATACTCGCATAATGGAATTACTTCCATGGGAAAATTACCCTTGATGCCGGTTCATCAAATGGAACATATATTGAGCGCTTATGACCCAAATATTACTCATGGGGCCGGATTAGCGGTTTTATTCCCGGCTTGGGCAAAATACTATCAAAAAATCGATGGCAAGAAGTTTGCTCAATTTGCTCACAATGTTTTGAATGTTAACACAAACGATATGGAGCGGGATGGTATTGCTGCGGTAGATTTCTTCGCCAACTTTTTTCACGAATTGGGAATGCCGACCGGTTTAAAGGATTTTAAAATTACCGAGAAGGAAATTAATGTTCTGGTTGAACATTTATTCAAAGGAAGAACAACGCCGATTTTTCATTTTTTAAAGCCGATGGATGAGGAAGTAGCTAAAGAAATATATACTTTAGCATTATAG
- a CDS encoding calcium-translocating P-type ATPase, PMCA-type, with the protein MIERETLKKVFDQFKTNPTQGLSEQEAKERLNANGPNLLPKKKKKTLIGVFFSQMKDVTIYILLAAAVISLVISILKKETDYLDTIIIMFVVIVNAVIGTVQEMKAENALAALEKLSAPTCIVRRDGILSEIKAENLVVGDIVILEEGRTIPADLRLIEAINLKAGEASLTGESVPVEKDAAFLPSGEVPLGDRQNMAYMSTPVTYGRGEGVVVATGKDTEIGRIAELISAEKDEATPLQKRLADLSKILGILAISVVTLLFIVAIIQKRDILDMFLTSISLAVAAVPEGLPAVVTIVLSLGVQKMVKVNTIVRKLPSVETLGAVSVICSDKTGTLTQNRMTVVQAYVNNKAADIYGFKKKELDELAMGMSLASNASVDNGVYGDPTEIALVEFANVFEYRKAYLEKEFPRIGELPFDSVRKMMSTLHVVNANKIIYTKGALDSILKRANRIEIDGDIRPIQEEDKKAIMKANKAMSDRALRVLALAKHEYNGQQIEEENLIFIGLVGMVDPPRPEAKDAVAKLKKAGIVTIMITGDHVDTAFAIAKELGIAENATQAIMGEAIDKLSFEELQNKVKNVRVFARVSPENKVQIVKALKANGEIVAMTGDGVNDAPSLKAADIGIAMGITGTDVAKGAADMVLSDDNFASIEKAVEEGRGIYSNIKKTVWFLLSSNFGEVFVMTLAIILGLPVPLVAVQILFVNLITDSLPAVALGADDKDPDIMGDKPRNSKESLFAHGGLQVTIGYGLLIAVTTLLAFLYVPVVNGGATSLSAIITFFNDNPLALSKAETFAFTVLGISQLFHMLGMANIRKSAFRLFRPREWLIWVAFILGLGLQILVTEVHFLTLAFNTVELSITEWLILALISSAPLIVHEIIVFGLFIKNKAKKQI; encoded by the coding sequence ATGATTGAACGAGAAACGCTTAAAAAGGTGTTTGATCAATTTAAGACAAACCCAACGCAAGGACTGAGTGAACAAGAGGCAAAGGAGCGGTTGAATGCAAACGGACCGAACCTTTTGCCGAAGAAAAAAAAGAAGACTTTGATTGGAGTCTTTTTTTCGCAAATGAAGGATGTCACTATCTATATTTTGCTGGCGGCGGCGGTTATTTCGCTGGTAATAAGTATCCTGAAGAAGGAAACGGACTATCTTGATACGATAATCATCATGTTCGTGGTGATTGTTAATGCCGTAATTGGCACGGTCCAAGAAATGAAGGCCGAAAATGCTCTGGCGGCCTTAGAGAAACTTTCGGCCCCAACGTGCATCGTCCGTCGGGATGGAATACTGAGTGAAATAAAAGCCGAAAATCTTGTCGTGGGAGACATAGTTATCCTTGAAGAAGGTAGAACAATACCGGCGGATCTAAGACTAATTGAGGCCATTAATTTGAAGGCTGGTGAAGCGTCGCTCACGGGCGAATCGGTGCCGGTGGAAAAAGATGCGGCTTTTCTCCCTTCGGGCGAAGTTCCGCTCGGTGATCGTCAAAACATGGCTTATATGTCTACTCCCGTAACTTATGGGCGGGGTGAAGGTGTGGTTGTCGCAACTGGAAAAGACACAGAAATTGGCCGCATAGCGGAGCTTATTTCGGCGGAAAAAGATGAAGCAACCCCTTTACAAAAACGTTTAGCCGACCTTTCAAAAATTCTTGGAATATTGGCTATCAGCGTAGTTACGCTTCTTTTCATCGTGGCAATTATTCAAAAGCGAGACATTCTCGATATGTTCTTGACCTCAATTTCCTTAGCGGTTGCGGCAGTTCCCGAAGGATTGCCCGCGGTGGTAACCATCGTTTTGTCGCTTGGGGTGCAAAAGATGGTAAAGGTAAACACTATCGTTAGAAAACTGCCGTCGGTAGAAACCTTAGGAGCGGTAAGTGTTATCTGTTCAGATAAAACCGGAACATTAACTCAAAATCGGATGACGGTCGTTCAAGCTTACGTCAACAATAAAGCGGCCGATATATACGGGTTTAAAAAGAAAGAGTTGGATGAACTGGCGATGGGAATGTCTTTGGCTAGCAACGCCAGTGTCGACAACGGGGTTTATGGTGATCCGACGGAGATTGCGCTGGTGGAATTTGCTAATGTTTTTGAATATCGAAAGGCCTATTTGGAAAAAGAATTTCCCCGTATCGGAGAACTGCCTTTTGACAGCGTCCGAAAAATGATGTCCACCCTCCACGTTGTTAATGCGAATAAAATAATCTATACCAAAGGCGCGCTGGATTCCATCCTGAAAAGGGCAAACCGTATCGAGATTGACGGGGATATTCGTCCGATTCAAGAAGAAGACAAAAAAGCGATTATGAAGGCGAACAAAGCGATGTCTGATCGTGCCTTGCGCGTTCTCGCCTTGGCAAAACACGAATATAATGGGCAACAGATTGAAGAAGAAAATCTCATTTTTATCGGCTTGGTGGGAATGGTTGATCCGCCACGTCCGGAAGCAAAGGATGCTGTGGCAAAATTAAAGAAAGCCGGCATCGTTACAATTATGATTACCGGCGATCATGTCGATACGGCATTTGCCATCGCGAAAGAATTAGGTATAGCTGAAAATGCCACGCAGGCAATAATGGGTGAGGCTATTGATAAATTATCGTTTGAGGAATTGCAAAATAAGGTTAAGAACGTTCGAGTTTTTGCTCGGGTGTCGCCGGAAAACAAGGTGCAGATTGTAAAAGCTTTAAAAGCCAATGGCGAAATCGTGGCAATGACCGGAGACGGAGTAAATGACGCGCCTTCTTTGAAAGCCGCGGATATCGGCATTGCTATGGGCATTACTGGGACTGATGTGGCTAAAGGCGCGGCCGATATGGTGCTGAGCGATGATAACTTTGCCTCAATCGAAAAAGCCGTGGAAGAGGGTCGAGGTATTTATTCGAATATAAAGAAAACGGTTTGGTTCCTTTTAAGTTCAAATTTCGGCGAAGTCTTTGTTATGACTTTGGCGATTATTCTTGGACTTCCGGTTCCTCTAGTCGCTGTTCAAATTCTCTTTGTTAATCTCATTACTGACTCCTTACCCGCCGTAGCTTTAGGGGCGGATGACAAAGATCCGGATATTATGGGCGATAAGCCACGTAATAGCAAAGAATCACTCTTTGCCCACGGCGGTCTTCAGGTGACGATTGGCTACGGTCTTTTAATCGCCGTGACCACCTTGCTGGCTTTTCTTTATGTGCCGGTTGTCAACGGAGGCGCGACCTCATTATCGGCAATAATCACTTTCTTTAACGATAATCCCTTGGCCTTGAGCAAAGCGGAAACTTTTGCTTTTACCGTTTTAGGCATTAGCCAATTATTCCATATGCTGGGTATGGCGAACATACGCAAGAGCGCATTCCGTTTGTTCCGCCCGCGGGAATGGCTAATTTGGGTGGCTTTCATATTAGGGCTTGGACTTCAGATATTAGTTACCGAAGTACATTTTTTAACCCTGGCCTTTAATACCGTGGAATTAAGTATTACCGAATGGTTGATTCTAGCTCTCATTTCGAGCGCGCCGCTAATTGTTCACGAGATAATTGTCTTTGGATTGTTCATCAAAAATAAGGCTAAAAAACAAATATAA
- a CDS encoding pseudouridine-5'-phosphate glycosidase produces the protein MLRINPQVKAAIENKQPIVALESTIISHGMPYPANVKTALEVEEVIRKAGAIPATIGIIDGVAVVGMNKEEIEEFGKRQGIVKVSRRDFPYVIAHKLWGATTVAATMMVAKRAGIEIFVTGGIGGVHRHGETTFDISADLEELAKTDVTVICAGAKAILDLGLTLEYLETHGVPVYGYQTDVLPAFYTRTSPFKVDAAIASPSEMAAVIYAKRTNHLAGGILLTNPVPEAYSMDPNEIEIAIQKALAEADKLKIKGKETTPFLLKKIVEITGGQSLEANIALIKNNAKLGAEVALALTKEQNK, from the coding sequence ATGTTAAGAATTAATCCCCAAGTTAAAGCCGCCATTGAAAATAAGCAACCGATTGTTGCTTTAGAATCGACAATAATTTCGCATGGAATGCCCTATCCAGCGAATGTCAAAACCGCTTTGGAGGTGGAAGAAGTTATCCGAAAGGCGGGAGCGATACCGGCAACCATCGGAATTATTGATGGCGTTGCCGTTGTGGGCATGAATAAAGAAGAGATTGAAGAATTTGGTAAGCGGCAAGGAATTGTCAAAGTTTCGCGGCGCGATTTCCCCTATGTTATTGCTCATAAATTATGGGGAGCGACCACGGTAGCGGCAACGATGATGGTTGCTAAAAGAGCCGGCATCGAAATTTTTGTCACCGGGGGCATAGGCGGTGTTCATCGCCATGGCGAAACCACCTTCGATATCAGCGCGGATTTGGAAGAGTTGGCTAAGACGGATGTAACGGTAATTTGCGCCGGGGCAAAAGCCATTTTGGATTTGGGACTTACCCTGGAATATTTAGAGACGCATGGTGTTCCGGTATATGGTTATCAAACGGATGTTTTGCCGGCTTTTTATACCAGGACATCTCCTTTTAAAGTTGATGCGGCAATCGCTTCCCCATCGGAAATGGCGGCGGTAATTTATGCGAAAAGAACAAATCATTTAGCGGGCGGTATTTTGCTGACCAACCCGGTTCCCGAAGCCTACTCAATGGATCCGAATGAAATTGAAATTGCTATCCAAAAAGCGTTAGCGGAAGCGGATAAACTTAAAATAAAAGGTAAAGAGACCACACCCTTTTTACTGAAGAAAATTGTTGAGATTACCGGTGGACAGTCACTTGAGGCGAACATTGCCTTAATTAAAAACAATGCCAAATTAGGCGCTGAAGTTGCACTTGCCCTGACAAAGGAGCAAAATAAATGA